One Phaseolus vulgaris cultivar G19833 chromosome 4, P. vulgaris v2.0, whole genome shotgun sequence DNA window includes the following coding sequences:
- the LOC137837574 gene encoding S-type anion channel SLAH2-like isoform X1, whose amino-acid sequence MHNSMSTNTVYSFCSSNLDLDLTSSTCSYMSSMENNTNIEIVEQGSPEVPSLIKYISSSEVAGFDTSDFQFPSPSTKGSGAISQGRQNNAPVVINHQRKYSISMPLSSEEVELPPLDTKTNRIPVSSSESGPATSNHPQASKCYSQPMPKGHVLQEAANRENINNHPGIKAFKDKRFDSFKTWSGTLERQLTILRGKSPRATAQDGNDNPRSTERPLPVDRYFDALEGPELETLRASEETVLPQDRQWPFLLRFPISCFGVCLGVTSQAILWKALATSPSTQFLHISLKINLILWIISIALVAIIFTTYLLKMIFYFEAVRREYYHPIRVNFFFAPWIALLFLALGVPPSVTKDLHHALWYILMIPIFCLEIKIYGQWMSGGQRRLSKVANPSNHLSVVGNFVGALLGASMGLKEGPIFFFAIGLAHYIVLFVTLYQRLPTNETLPKELHPVFFLFVAAPSVASMAWANIQGSFDNASRIAYFIALFLYFSLAVRINFFRGFTFSLAWWAYTFPMTGAAIATIRYSNQVTNGVTKTLCVILSIISTLIVVALLVSTILHAFVFKNLFPNDLVIAISDRKRRPQRKWLGLYRSHESKEIENYLKFVNQDKFDLEASTPLPNVTEDSPSI is encoded by the exons ATGCATAATTCTATGTCAACCAATACCGTCTATTCATTTTGCTCATCTAATTTAGATCTGGATTTGACCAGTTCCACTTGTTCCTACAT GTCTAGTATGGAAAACAACACAAACATTGAAATTGTAGAACAAGGCTCTCCAGAAGTTCCATCACTTATTAAGTATATATCATCAAGTGAAGTTGCTGGCTTTGATACTTCTGACTTTCAGTTTCCCagcccatccaccaaa GGAAGTGGAGCAATCTCACAAGGAAGACAGAATAATGCACCTGTAGTCATCAATCATCAAAGGAAGTATTCTATTAGCATGCCACTTTCTTCTGAAGAAGTGGAGCTTCCACCACTGGACACCAAAACAAATCGTATTCCTGTTTCCTCTTCTGAATCAGGACCTGCTACCTCTAACCATCCCCAAGCATCAAAATGTTACTCTCAACCAATGCCGAAAGGCCATGTGCTACAAGAGGCAGCTAATAGAGAGAACATAAACAACCATCCTGGCATCAAAGCATTCAAGGACAAGAGGTTTGACTCTTTTAAAACATGGTCTGGAACACTTGAGAGACAATTAACAATTCTACGAGGAAAGTCACCCAGAGCAACTGCACAAGATGGTAACGACAACCCCAGGAGCACTGAGAGGCCTTTACCAGTCGATCGGTATTTCGATGCCTTGGAAGGTCCAGAGTTAGAAACTCTCAGG GCTTCAGAAGAGACAGTGCTTCCTCAGGACAGACAATGGCCATTTCTTCTTCGGTTTCCTATTTCATGCTTTGGTGTTTGCCTTGGAGTTACCAGCCAAGCAATTCTTTGGAAAGCACTTGCTACATCTCCATCCACTCAATTTCTTCACATAAGCCTCAAAATCAACTTAATCTTATGGATCATATCCATTGCTCTTGTTGCCATAATTTTCACCACCTATCTTCTCAAAATGATTTTCTACTTTGAAGCAGTTCGTCGTGAGTACTACCATCCAATCCGTGTTAACTTCTTCTTTGCACCATGGATAGCTCTCTTGTTCTTAGCTCTCGGGGTTCCCCCATCAGTGACCAAAGACTTGCACCATGCCCTTTGGTACATTCTAATGATACCAATATTCTGTCTTGAAATTAAGATCTATGGACAGTGGATGTCAGGGGGTCAAAGGAGGCTCTCGAAGGTGGCCAATCCTTCAAATCATTTATCAGTTGTTGGAAACTTTGTGGGGGCTTTACTAGGAGCATCTATGGGTCTTAAAGAAGGGCCTATTTTCTTTTTTGCTATTGGACTCGCCCACTACATAGTCCTGTTTGTAACTCTCTATCAGAGACTTCCAACAAATGAGACCCTCCCAAAAGAGCTCCATCCTGTATTTTTTCTGTTTGTTGCAGCACCAAGTGTTGCTTCCATGGCATGGGCCAACATTCAGGGTTCTTTTGATAATGCATCACGGATTGCTTATTTCATTGCCCTCTTCCTTTATTTCTCACTG GCTGTCAGGATCAATTTCTTCAGAGGATTCAC ATTTTCGCTTGCATGGTGGGCCTATACTTTTCCAATGACCGGTGCAGCAATTGCAACAATAAGATACTCAAACCAGGTCACAAATGGGGTTACAAAGACACTCTGTGTCATACTGAGTATCATCTCCACACTCATAGTAGTAGCACTACTTGTATCAACTATATTGCATGCCTTTGTGTTCAAAAACCTCTTTCCCAATGACCTTGTTATTGCCATCAGTGACAGAAAGAGAAGGCCACAAAGAAAGTGGCTAGGTCTATACAGAAGCCATGAGTCCAAAGAGATTGAAAATTACTTGAAATTTGTGAACCAGGATAAATTTGATTTAGAAGCTTCAACCCCCCTACCAAATGTTACAGAGGATTCACCATCTATATGA
- the LOC137837574 gene encoding S-type anion channel SLAH2-like isoform X2 — MENNTNIEIVEQGSPEVPSLIKYISSSEVAGFDTSDFQFPSPSTKGSGAISQGRQNNAPVVINHQRKYSISMPLSSEEVELPPLDTKTNRIPVSSSESGPATSNHPQASKCYSQPMPKGHVLQEAANRENINNHPGIKAFKDKRFDSFKTWSGTLERQLTILRGKSPRATAQDGNDNPRSTERPLPVDRYFDALEGPELETLRASEETVLPQDRQWPFLLRFPISCFGVCLGVTSQAILWKALATSPSTQFLHISLKINLILWIISIALVAIIFTTYLLKMIFYFEAVRREYYHPIRVNFFFAPWIALLFLALGVPPSVTKDLHHALWYILMIPIFCLEIKIYGQWMSGGQRRLSKVANPSNHLSVVGNFVGALLGASMGLKEGPIFFFAIGLAHYIVLFVTLYQRLPTNETLPKELHPVFFLFVAAPSVASMAWANIQGSFDNASRIAYFIALFLYFSLAVRINFFRGFTFSLAWWAYTFPMTGAAIATIRYSNQVTNGVTKTLCVILSIISTLIVVALLVSTILHAFVFKNLFPNDLVIAISDRKRRPQRKWLGLYRSHESKEIENYLKFVNQDKFDLEASTPLPNVTEDSPSI; from the exons ATGGAAAACAACACAAACATTGAAATTGTAGAACAAGGCTCTCCAGAAGTTCCATCACTTATTAAGTATATATCATCAAGTGAAGTTGCTGGCTTTGATACTTCTGACTTTCAGTTTCCCagcccatccaccaaa GGAAGTGGAGCAATCTCACAAGGAAGACAGAATAATGCACCTGTAGTCATCAATCATCAAAGGAAGTATTCTATTAGCATGCCACTTTCTTCTGAAGAAGTGGAGCTTCCACCACTGGACACCAAAACAAATCGTATTCCTGTTTCCTCTTCTGAATCAGGACCTGCTACCTCTAACCATCCCCAAGCATCAAAATGTTACTCTCAACCAATGCCGAAAGGCCATGTGCTACAAGAGGCAGCTAATAGAGAGAACATAAACAACCATCCTGGCATCAAAGCATTCAAGGACAAGAGGTTTGACTCTTTTAAAACATGGTCTGGAACACTTGAGAGACAATTAACAATTCTACGAGGAAAGTCACCCAGAGCAACTGCACAAGATGGTAACGACAACCCCAGGAGCACTGAGAGGCCTTTACCAGTCGATCGGTATTTCGATGCCTTGGAAGGTCCAGAGTTAGAAACTCTCAGG GCTTCAGAAGAGACAGTGCTTCCTCAGGACAGACAATGGCCATTTCTTCTTCGGTTTCCTATTTCATGCTTTGGTGTTTGCCTTGGAGTTACCAGCCAAGCAATTCTTTGGAAAGCACTTGCTACATCTCCATCCACTCAATTTCTTCACATAAGCCTCAAAATCAACTTAATCTTATGGATCATATCCATTGCTCTTGTTGCCATAATTTTCACCACCTATCTTCTCAAAATGATTTTCTACTTTGAAGCAGTTCGTCGTGAGTACTACCATCCAATCCGTGTTAACTTCTTCTTTGCACCATGGATAGCTCTCTTGTTCTTAGCTCTCGGGGTTCCCCCATCAGTGACCAAAGACTTGCACCATGCCCTTTGGTACATTCTAATGATACCAATATTCTGTCTTGAAATTAAGATCTATGGACAGTGGATGTCAGGGGGTCAAAGGAGGCTCTCGAAGGTGGCCAATCCTTCAAATCATTTATCAGTTGTTGGAAACTTTGTGGGGGCTTTACTAGGAGCATCTATGGGTCTTAAAGAAGGGCCTATTTTCTTTTTTGCTATTGGACTCGCCCACTACATAGTCCTGTTTGTAACTCTCTATCAGAGACTTCCAACAAATGAGACCCTCCCAAAAGAGCTCCATCCTGTATTTTTTCTGTTTGTTGCAGCACCAAGTGTTGCTTCCATGGCATGGGCCAACATTCAGGGTTCTTTTGATAATGCATCACGGATTGCTTATTTCATTGCCCTCTTCCTTTATTTCTCACTG GCTGTCAGGATCAATTTCTTCAGAGGATTCAC ATTTTCGCTTGCATGGTGGGCCTATACTTTTCCAATGACCGGTGCAGCAATTGCAACAATAAGATACTCAAACCAGGTCACAAATGGGGTTACAAAGACACTCTGTGTCATACTGAGTATCATCTCCACACTCATAGTAGTAGCACTACTTGTATCAACTATATTGCATGCCTTTGTGTTCAAAAACCTCTTTCCCAATGACCTTGTTATTGCCATCAGTGACAGAAAGAGAAGGCCACAAAGAAAGTGGCTAGGTCTATACAGAAGCCATGAGTCCAAAGAGATTGAAAATTACTTGAAATTTGTGAACCAGGATAAATTTGATTTAGAAGCTTCAACCCCCCTACCAAATGTTACAGAGGATTCACCATCTATATGA